Below is a genomic region from Thermithiobacillus tepidarius DSM 3134.
GTAGGCGTCGATCTGGTCTACGAAGCGGTCGAAAAGATAGCCCATCTCGTGGGGCCCGGGGCTGGCCTCGGGGTGGCCCTGGAAGGAAAAGGCGGGCAGCTCCGTGTGCGCCACGCCCTGCAGGCTGCCGTCGAAGAGCGAGACGTGGCTGACCCGCAGGGTGGCCGGCAGCGTCTCGGCGTCGATGGCGAAGCCGTGATTCTGGCTGCTGATGAAGACGCGGCCGGAGTCCAGATCCTTGACCGGGTGATTGGCGCCGTGATGGCCGAACTTCATCTTCAGGGACTTGGCGCCTAGGGCCAGGCACAGCAACTGGTGCCCGAGGCAGATGCCGTAGAGCGGCACTCCCTGCTCGAGGATCTCGCGGGTGGCCTGCTGGGCATAGTCCATGGGTGCCGGGTCGCCGGGACCGTTGCTGAGAAAGACGCCGTCCGGATCGAGGGCCAGCACCTCGCGGGCCGGGGTCTCGGCCGGCACCACGGTCACGCGGCAGCCGCGGTCCACCAGCATGCGCAGGATGTTGCGCTTGATTCCGAAATCATAGGCCACCACGTGGCGCGGCAGCTTCTCGTCCAGCGGGTGCGGCGCATGCGGCAGGCCGCCGGCCAGGGTCCAGCTGCCCTGCGCCCACTCGTAGGGGGCCGGCTCGCTGACCACCTTGGCCAGGTCCATGCCGTCGAGGCCCGGGAAATTCCGGGCGGCGGCCAGGGCGGCCTCGGCATCGATGTGCTCGCCGCAGACGAGAGCGGCATTCTGCGCACCCTTTTCGCGCAGCAGGCGGGTCAGCTGGCGCGT
It encodes:
- the carA gene encoding glutamine-hydrolyzing carbamoyl-phosphate synthase small subunit; its protein translation is MKALLALEDGTLFWGEGIGSQGQAVGELCFNTAMTGYQEILTDPSYARQIVTLTYPHIGNVGTNRADAESGAVYAAGLVIRDLPRRASNWRSEQTLERYLKDNRVVAIAGIDTRQLTRLLREKGAQNAALVCGEHIDAEAALAAARNFPGLDGMDLAKVVSEPAPYEWAQGSWTLAGGLPHAPHPLDEKLPRHVVAYDFGIKRNILRMLVDRGCRVTVVPAETPAREVLALDPDGVFLSNGPGDPAPMDYAQQATREILEQGVPLYGICLGHQLLCLALGAKSLKMKFGHHGANHPVKDLDSGRVFISSQNHGFAIDAETLPATLRVSHVSLFDGSLQGVAHTELPAFSFQGHPEASPGPHEMGYLFDRFVDQIDAYRKSRRHHA